Genomic window (Vitis riparia cultivar Riparia Gloire de Montpellier isolate 1030 chromosome 4, EGFV_Vit.rip_1.0, whole genome shotgun sequence):
TCCTGCATAGGTCTAAATGGTACCTGCCACATATGAGCAACCAATTTGTATAATCATACATGTACAAAAGAGTAAAGTAAGCAAAACCAAATACTTATAACTCACAAATAATCATGCCATagcattttaataatataaaaaagaagttGGGTAAGTAGAAACTGTGAAACACGTAAAGAGGTGCGAAGACGCACTTTGTATTAATCTCTGAAGAGCGCATGCTATCATCTGAGGGTGCCACCTGGAAGAATGCAACTTCAGTGCAAACTTGGAACCACCACAACCGATCAGATGTATCCCCAGCGGAATTAGTTCTTTTCAAATGCTGCTGATTATAAGTTTCAATGCTGACACCAAAGGTTCCAAGATAATACTCTTTTACATATGTGGCATACGCATTCTGCATAAAACATTTTTGCTAAGCATCACAAAAAGGACACCTTCTAGAGCAAAATGCAGGAGGTCTTCAATATAAAGCATTAGCAAGAAGTTGTATATCAGCATTGCTCACGTTTCTATACAAGTACCAGGATTCAGGTACCAGGACAAGCTGGTTTCCCAATTTACACATAAGACTGGAAATTATAGCAAAATCCAAGAAATGCATAGCCAAAATAAATGTTGAACTTGTAACTAGCAATCAGAACTAGCGTAGGCATTTTGACATTATTTGTGTAATGAGTATGCTTTATATGACCTTTTTAAGAATAATCTAGCCAAAGGAATCAAATGGATGATAAGAAAAAGGAGCATACCACCAGATCCTCTCCATCCTTTTTCGCTTGAACGAGAGGGGAGCATAGCATATCTGGATTACCATATTGAAACTGCAAGGTTTGTAAACAGAATGATCactaatttgaaataattatacattaaGCAATACAAATGAAATAGCAACTGCGCCTACTGCTGTAACTGCAGCATCTGCCAGAAGATACAGGAAATCAGCATCAATCTTGAGCtgcaaaagcaaataaaaggtCCACATTTAACTAAGGTGTAAAAGAAATCCTCACATAAGTATAATAATTACAATTAAGCAATGATCAAATAATTAAGtgtttattatttgttcaatgtAACTTTAAGGAGACACTTGCTTTTTTGTCAACAGGTGTCATTAGATTTTATTATATGGCTTTGAGAACATAGCAAGGAAGGAAGTGACTTTTTGCAATTTGGAGAAAATAAGTGTAGTCCAATGAAGatcttgtatttatttttaatgtgaaaggAGGTCATTAAATATGGCATAGCAAATGTCGTGCAAATGCAGTTATCGTACACCTGTCAGAAGATTCATTGTAACAAATTAATAGTTACTTAAAATTCTCTAGTAATTGCTTATGGTCCTCCAAAAGTTTTTTCAAGTGTGCATATTAACTGCATGCTTGTTAAACAAATATAACTACAGTTCTCTGTTACCAGCATGAAATGGAGGCTCCTGAATAATGTTGCATATGTTAAGAAAGTGTGAAGACAGTGTCTAAGGGGTTAGAGGATTATTTGATTGTTCCTTTCTATAGGAGCATTGATCTCCAGTTATTTTACTAATGCTATTTTTTCATGTTCGGCGGAGGTCTGGAGAGCTTCTTTTAGCAGAAGGCAATTAAAGGGACAAAACTACATACCTCAAAAGCTTGATGTGCTGCAACTCATTAAGTTCTTTGGTTCTGTATGTGTGGTTCTTACTTCTTTCTAGTGCTTCTCTAACTTTTTGGTTGTTGAATGGGTATATAAGGGGCCAAAGATACATATTTGAAAAGCTTGATGTACTGCAACCCCATTATATTCTTTGGCTCTGTTTGTATAGTTCTTACTTCTTTCTAGTGCTTCCCTAGTCTTTTAGTTGTTAAATGGTATATATTTACTTGTGTGCATAAGCCTTATATTTTCCTCTACTTGTAAAATATCCTTTTATCAATTAAACGAAATACTAAAAGGGATTCATACACTAGCAGCACCAAACAATGACTTCACAGCATTTCCATCAACTGCAAGCCTCTGTTCAACAAGTCCATTAACTTCTTGTAATACAGCTTTACATTCAGCACCAGCTGACTCTCCAATCTGcactaaaaaaaactaaattgataAGACTTCTCAAATAGCACATAAAAGAAACACCTGTAAGATGAGTAAAAGCAACACATAACTGAGAGGCAATAAAAGTTTGCTAGCATGAACATTCAACTCCAACTTGACAGGATATATCGTTTTAATCAGcatacatgaaaaataatatgattatcTTCACCTGACGGTCAAATTCAGTAAAGTTGTAAATAGCAAGGACAACTGCAGAACTGGCAAGACTTCCACATGTTAAGTGTGGGAACTTTAGACGAAACCATGCACTAAGAGCGCCAGCATACGAAACACCAAAAACAAACCATGGATTTTCAACATTTGATCGATTGACTTTTACGTTCAAGGATTCCTGCAAGACAATATGTTATTTAAAGGAAAGGATAAATTAAGATCCCACTAATAGAAAAATCAAAGCAGAGAACTCAGAGACAGAAGTTTAATAACATTGTCGACTTCATACCCTAAAGcaactataaaaattaaaagaacaaTAATGTAGTGACAATATATCAAGGCATACAatgagaaattgaaaaacaaatcaACCAGGTTTACCATTAGCTTACATATAGTTTGTATCTTTGCTTGTACATGCATATGCATCTAGAAATGCATACACACATATAAGAAATACACTACATTTCCTTACAATATGATGACATGGATCTGAGCATACTTAATCACTCTCCTTTGGGAATATTGGGATCTTCTCTAGCAAGGCCAAAGCACCAAAATCAGTACTCTTTTAACACCTATTGGGACCACTTCTATGGTCTTCCCactcatttcaaatatttaagctCTCTGCTACAATATCCACATCTTTATTACTGCTCTCTGGTGACAATGTCACCTCTTAGTTGGAAAATATTATATACCATGAAGTACGACTAGTAGTATTTTGTGGTTGGTGTCACAAAGGACTCTTTCATTTGTATGCTTATAATGCTAGTACCCATGTGTCATATAATTAGAGCAGGTCTCCACTTCATTCACTTAACTAAATAcatctccctccctccctccctctatCTTTGTCTATctctatctatttatttatctcTCTTCTTTATTgtttatgttataaaatatcaaaccGGGAACTCCCTTTATCCCCATCCAAATCCTTGTTACTCGAGCTAGGCCCCAAAATCAGGCATAATTGATATCACTTACCTGTCAATCTTAACCAACTGCTCACCTTGATCCATGATCTTATGCACATTCTATATTTTAATCTGGTCAAATTTATCCAGTGCAATGCTTCACAAGTCTTATGATGAGATTGGGAATAAGAACAACATTTTTATTAAGCAAGAGCAGAGTCAGCTCATCTTCAGTATTGAACAGCATATATGGTAATTAGCAAAAAACTTGCCTGATAATATTGACGGAAAACGGCCAAATCAAAAAGTGCCTGCTTAGATGAAAGATATTTCAGATTTTCTGTTCTCAGAGACCGAAAGGGGGAACTCTTTCCATAGTAGCGATGCTCAAGAGAAACCACAGCTGCTCCAAATTTCTTTGCCAAAACCTGTCCAACATTACAAGGTTCAGAATTTTTTCAGCAAGTTTGTTATACAAGTAAAACCCCTCCTTGCTCCTACAATCTGAGGATGGATTTTAGTTTTGAGCCCTTCATGATTACCTAACATACTCTACTAGTGTAGCATCTTTTGACTGTCATGAATTAGATTAAATGTGCCAATAggaaatccaaataaaaattgtgaaaaggaCGGAAGACATTATGTGTCATGATTCTTGATAGGATCTGAGTTCTCGGTCATTCAATATTTGATGGGTGATTTGATCTGACAGAacaaaaatagggaaaaaaggaaaaaatttgtCATCACTCTTTGGTGACCCCACCAAAAAGAGTTTGAGGTATATCCAGATTGTTTCATAGAAAGAGAGACAGTAAACTCAGATAGAATGGGAGACAAAGGCACGTGATAAATAGTGAAAATCTTTATGCTAAAATTACAAGGTGATTTCTATGCCACACTTGCTGATACACACTCATGTTACCAGTTTGAACATCCTAAGAAAGTGTCCAACTATACCCGCTGAAAGCAATAAGCAAAAGAAGTGCATTATGCCATTGCATTCTGGAATTTATAATACATGGGGGAACTACTATACATATTTGACATTGTACATTCACAATCAGAGACTTATTGGATAGGCCCCCTTTCTAGAAATTGTGAGTTTTCGTGTCTAACACCCCACAATCATACCACATGCAACCCTCATGTCCAAGTCAAAAGGTTATAGGTCCCGACTCCCAGAGTCacagaaattgaaaatattcatTCAAACTGCATCTATAGACTACCCAAAGCATCTTCAAATTATCATGTGTAGTTTGTGCTCATGGCAACATATCGTCAACTATTGCATGGGACACATTAGTGAGAAATAAGCAATATCTTCACAAAGTATCAACAAACAGACCTCCCTAAGGCTTCAAGGCCGCATCAAATTTtgcttctaaaaaaaaatgaaaaaagaaaaaggtcgAGAACTCTTATTGCTTACACTGATATAATCATTGGGTATCCCATCGCATGAAGCTTCTCCacatatctttaaaaaaatgggtCCATCAGGAAGTCGAAAGTAGTCAGTGAATTCATAGTACCGTTGCGGAAACTTACTGTGATCCTGCAACCAAAAAGAAGAGCACAAGGGCATCTCAAATTTGATGAAAGTGCGCTTAAaagcataacaaaaaaaaaaaaaaaatcagaaagaaCAGTAGCTCCAAATTAaaaaatgccatttttttttctaaatataacaTCGATCCAGATAGCCTAAatgaaccaaaaaaagaaaaaagaaaaaagaaaaaaaaaaaaaaaggtaaaagctTCTGTTGAGGACTTTCCTTTCTGCGGTCCCATAACCTACAATTTCAGCCACAAAGAGTCATCCATCCTTTGTCGCGTATGCAATAAAGAGTAATCATATACAAACCAGTTCAACTATTGTGTTTGGCTCAAGCACAACAGCGCAAGGTTAAACATAACACAAATGGATTCATCGTGTATATACGGCCCGATTTCATTTCAATTCATATGGAACCAAAACAGAGTAATTAGAGTAGCCCTAAAAAGGGACATAAGCAAGAGAGAAATACATACCAAAGGGGAGAAGTGATCGACAGTCTGATTGAACCAGAGTTCGTCGGTGGTCAAGAAATTGCTGCTATGAGAATTGCGCTGAAGCAATCGAGAAGTTATAGCGCCATTGGAGGCCAAGCACAGCAACGAAAACGTTGTCAAGATGAGGACCAGCCTCATGTCTCTCAGTTCTCTGATTGTTCGATTCGACACAAGTCGAAGCTTCCTCGGAGCCTTGTCTTCGCAGTTACCCAGCCTCCAAACATCCTCAGCGCCTGTATTTATTGGTTTTAGTAATCAAAACTACCTACGTGGCGAGTCTACAATAGTGGATCATTTTGACACGACTAAATTACCAATTTACCCCGGTGGAAGTTTGGGCAACAGCTCTTCTCGGTGAAAACACAAAGCCTATGGAGTAGTTTGAAACtgtttttgggaaaaaatttctattattgggaataaaaaatatgaaaaacaagtttattgaccaaaacttattttttattttctatttttaagaataaaaaatataataatttttagaaaatattttttaattcttctctattgttttcacttgttttttttttaaggatgttttaagaaataattacacaaatatgtagaatatatagaatgattaaacataaaatatttgatataaaattattaaaaacacgttaaaagtattttaaatttgtaaatagaCTTTTGCTTTACAAAatagataacaatttttaaaaaccattctctatactatttttcataattgttctcatgttttgtagaacaaaaatatgtttgaagatttgaatgtttttaacctgcttttgatatttttatatgctttaaaaatcatttttatatttagaactttatttttaatcattatacatattggcctaattattttttttaaataatttttaaaaaataagtgaaaacaacttagaataagtaaaatatattttcttaaatattttattttctattctcaataataaaaaatagaaaataattttcttattatcgaacatattttctttttctttttttgttttagaaaacaaaaaattattcttgaaaaccTTTGTCAAAAAAGACACTATATAGCTTTAGAAATAAGGTAGAGAGGAATTTCCACCAAAAGTAAGAAACTTTAGTTGTACCATAAACAATTCTCCAAGTTGGAACTTTTTTAATGTATCTTAAATGTTTCACAGGCCGAAGggaattttccctttttttttttttggggaaaaagtggattttgattcactaatataaaaatatatgaaaaaaaaaatattttcattcatttaaaaataatttgaatttttttaaatcaacattatttttattcatttaaaaataatttaaaatgcgTGCACTTTTTAACGAATCATTTGATTATTCTCTAAAATACCACTTTCACTTGTTAagtcatcatcatcaattgATAACTACATTCTTTCatgtaaatgtttttttttttttagatttattattatgattattattatttgagatttttttcattACTTTTAATGTTCACACTCTTCAAACCACCTCACTTTTGCAACGAAATGTTTGTTcatggagaaaaaaagaagtctCAGACTTTTCTTAAGAGGTGTTTGTTtctatagagaaaaaaaaaatcttaaataataataataagtctaaaaaaatgaaaatttttaatcgAAAAGTTTAATTGTCAAttgatgttgatgacatgataagtaaacaagatattttagagaataattaaattactcataaaaaatgcatttttttaaaattatttttaaatagataaagataatactaatttaaaaaatttcaagttcttttttaatatattttcatattagtgagttaaaactcacttttcctttttattttttattttttttattggttttattGGGTGAAAATCAAGCCCAAATTGTTTGGGTCACGGTACACCCACGGCCCCTCGAATTTGTTCCTTTCCTGCATAAATGATCAAGGCAAGCCCAATAGGGCTTCTGATCTTGCTGTGTCGTTTTTCCATCTCAAGAAGCCTGATTTCGTGTTTGTCAGATACACATCCTTCAGCTTGTACATCCACCAAATACAGAAGAACAAAGGTAGCGATTTTGTGGTCATATTTTGAACTTAGCCTTAGTATAATAGTTAAAAGTACAAAGAAGGGTGTGTTTGGCTGCCTAGTGTTCATTTTCTctacaaccaaacaaaacattaACAAACATAATGGTGGGATGAGTGAAGATTCAACACAGGCACTAGAGATAATGGTTATGTGAGGCAATGGTTACTTGTATCCAATCTCTCCTCGTTGGAGCCAACTGGTGTTTAagggctatgtttggttatttgaaaaaatttgagagacaaaaaataaagaagaatatataaaaaaaatatttaaatttaataaattatttttatatacttgtttaaactcatttcattcATCCTCCACTATTACATAAagagtaaataatttaaaaatatagaaaattttaattaattttaattatatatatattttttttatagtgaattCAAACGTAAGAAATGATGTCTCTTTTCTTAGAGTTTTGGCCGCTGAGTGGAGACGGGTCCCACAAAGGCGATTGTTGTCGCATCTGTTGAGGGGTATTGATTATTATGAATGCCGTCAAAAGAGCCTTCATCCTCCGCCAGCGGATGCTCCCCAACTGTGTGGATCCTCAGTGAAATTTGGAATGTAGACAACGCATGTCCTGTCTAGCTGGTGGGATAACTCATCTTGGCCTGAACAGCCCACTGTCATTACTTCCGAATTTTGATTCAGTCATCCAGATGTTAGCTGTTGTGAAAGGCAAGTCTTCCCCTCTAAGTATATGAATGTCCAATTTCACCAGTGGTTTTATTTCAAAAGGGCTAGTAAGTCCATTTCAAAGGCAAATAGATTGTTTCCCaatcaaaaccaaaacaaagaatAGCTGCAAAATTAAGAGTCAGTAAACCTTTGCTGAGAAATCCCAGAAGGCAGCTTTTCCTCTGCCATTCCAACAAAAATCCTAATTTCTGCACATACCAGCACTCAAGGGGGAAAAAAGAATCGAAAAAATCACAACAATGAGTAATAACCATGCAATTAATTGCATTGAGGTACAATCTTATGCTTCATAATATAAGTTACCTGTGCTGTCAAACTACTAGTCCAAACAAATCTGCTTCATTAACAATAGCAAATCTATTCTTCAGGCCTAAATCCACTTCACTTAAAAAAATGGGACAGAGAGAAATTAAGTGACAGGCAAACCAGCAGAAAAGATAAGTATAAATGAAACCCTCCTCACTTTCCAGGCTTTGTACTGAAATCCAGCAGGAAGCATGCCTCCTGTGTCATGATCAATGCTGTTAGGAACAATGAATTGTTCCTTAGAATGTCAGTAGCCATTATGAGTGTGAAAGTAACATTAAACAACTACTCTTATCTAATCAAGGTGGGTTTGGCTTGGATGTCCCATGGAAATGGAAtggttttctttttatcatgAACAAAATTGCTAGAATTGCAATCTGAACTCTTGGATCCTAAAATCCACATCCCAAATTGTAATTCAACCACTAAATCAGAATTGCTATGTAATCATAAATAGAATTGTTAGAAAATGGAGTTAATGATAGGAGACCCAAAAAATTACAGGTGAAGAATGGAGGAGAAAGGTATTTGATCTTATCTTCTCCAAGGCAatctataattttcaaatttcaactaTTAAATTCTTTGTGAATGCTATAATTTTCAGCTGCATTCCAACTTTCCTAAGTAAACTAAGAAACCTTGAAAAATTACTGCTTCAAGAAAGATTGGTCCCAATACATCTGAAAGCCTTGGTTATGCTTAGATTACacattcatttgtttgttatatGCTTGAAATAAGAGCAGTCTCATTgctgaaaaataatcaattttaggATTTTATGAATGGATATTGTTTCAATCTGTCACCATAATATTTAATGATGGCAGCATTTTGTGTATGAAACCATTTGAAAGGACAGATTCCTGCATTCATAGTTCAGGTAAATATGAAACCATTCCATTTCTGTGGGAAGCCCAAACCAACCCTTGTAAAGTAGAGATCCATTCAAAACCAAAGCCAATTCAAATACAAGTTCCAGAGTTAAGGACTATGAAAGCATTCTAACCTGATTGTTTGAAGCTTGTCCATGTATCCGGTGTGGCTTCATattcaaatcaatcaatttagTGTCCATTTTGGCATGCCCATCAGCATTAGCATCCATTGTGGGAACAGGAGAGACTCTGCGATTTTGCTGGTTTTCTACCACTGTTGGTTTAGATGACTGATTTTGTCCTCTCCTGTTCTCACCTGGTTCCATTGGTAGCAAGGCTGGGTCCTCAAGATTCCCAGATTTATCTCCTGGAAACTACAGAAGAAACCAGAAAGGGTAAACTCTAAGAGGACTCTTATGCAACAGGAGGGATGTGACCCAGTCCTCTCTGGTAAAAAGCAACAAACCTCAACTCTCTGCCTCAAGAGGAGATATCTTCCATGAGTTCTTTTACCTCCAACATGTACAATCATATCACATTGCAAACAAAGGGAAGTTCCATCTATCTCACAGAAAAAGAATGCTGTATGCACGTTTCCAAACGAGAGAACATAAGTTTGAACcccttttatagaaaaaaaaaacatatattcagaaaaaataaaaagaaaagaaaagagaaacatGCATACCTGGTGCATTTTCACATATGTCACACCGGGGAACATCACTGGGGTCAGCAAGCCCTACCCTCACATGCCTGCTAGCGAGCTTATTACACATGTGGACCTGCCATTCCAGTTAAGGGGTTTACTTGACAGCACGGATATAGAGTGACAGCCAGGAGAAAACGAAACAGAAATTTGGATTGTGACGTGTTTGAAGAATGATCCTTTGGTGGAGAATGTAAAAGAAGCGTTTAGCAGAGGAATttcctactttttcttttagaCATTTACCATAGACGACATCAAACACCATTTTGGTTGCAACAAATTATCACCACAACTTCTGGTTACAGCTCATAAAATTCCTTTGGGAATATGACCAAAGACttgtttataaaattgaaatatatgaAGTCCAAGGAACATGAAGCTTGGTACTACTGTTTTAACAAATAAGCTGCAACTGGGTCCTTATTGCAGATTCAGATGGAATCTGAGATCATCAGCCATTCAGAAGCATAAGACTCGTCAAATATTAATTGTAGGAGAACAGCCAACTGATTTTCATCAAGCATATGGCAGAAAGTACAAATCAAATTGCAAAGTGGCCCTTTTCAGCATAAATCAGCAATTCTCTGCAAGTAATTGTTGACATAAAGCACAAGGCCAAGTCTACGCAGAACAATGTGGTTTTTGCAAATCCGGTTTATGCAGCAAGACCAATCCTATATTTCCCTCGTTCCCTTCCCCTAACCACaccaaaaaatgaaacaaaaataaagtaaaccCTGAAGCTACTCAGTGTTTTATACATAAAAATCATAGCCACTCATCAGCATATACAATTAGACCCCAAAATTCACGCATAACTGGATTTCCTGGTGGTTGAGCACCAGACACCAGATCGAGCAGTTTCAAACTCTCAAGCTACTACAACAATTTCTAGTCTCACCTACACTACTTCACATTCCCCTAGTAAATATAAGACACTCTTACcataaaaatcaccaaaaaaaaaaaaaaaaaaaaaaactgaagccGTATATGCACACCAAGCATACGTCCATTTGCACCAAAGAGGTTTTCTCATCATTCCAAAGAAGAATCAAAACAAAAACGAGGGATCAAATGGAGGTACCTTCT
Coding sequences:
- the LOC117912515 gene encoding probable serine protease EDA2 isoform X1 → MRLVLILTTFSLLCLASNGAITSRLLQRNSHSSNFLTTDELWFNQTVDHFSPLDHSKFPQRYYEFTDYFRLPDGPIFLKICGEASCDGIPNDYISVLAKKFGAAVVSLEHRYYGKSSPFRSLRTENLKYLSSKQALFDLAVFRQYYQESLNVKVNRSNVENPWFVFGVSYAGALSAWFRLKFPHLTCGSLASSAVVLAIYNFTEFDRQIGESAGAECKAVLQEVNGLVEQRLAVDGNAVKSLFGAASLKIDADFLYLLADAAVTAFQYGNPDMLCSPLVQAKKDGEDLVNAYATYVKEYYLGTFGVSIETYNQQHLKRTNSAGDTSDRLWWFQVCTEVAFFQVAPSDDSMRSSEINTKYHLDLCRNVFGNGIYPDVDATNIYYGGTKIAGSKIIFTNGSQDPWRHASKLTSTPDMPSFLISCHNCGHGTDLRGCPQSPLSPEGDAKNCSSPDAVHKVRQQIIEHIDLWLSQCQATGRSYM
- the LOC117913666 gene encoding B-box zinc finger protein 19-like isoform X1, producing MRTLCDVCESAAAILFCAADEAALCRDCDEKVHMCNKLASRHVRVGLADPSDVPRCDICENAPAFFFCEIDGTSLCLQCDMIVHVGGKRTHGRYLLLRQRVEFPGDKSGNLEDPALLPMEPGENRRGQNQSSKPTVVENQQNRRVSPVPTMDANADGHAKMDTKLIDLNMKPHRIHGQASNNQEACFLLDFSTKPGK
- the LOC117912515 gene encoding probable serine protease EDA2 isoform X2, with protein sequence MRLVLILTTFSLLCLASNGAITSRLLQRNSHSSNFLTTDELWFNQTVDHFSPLDHSKFPQRYYEFTDYFRLPDGPIFLKICGEASCDGIPNDYISVLAKKFGAAVVSLEHRYYGKSSPFRSLRTENLKYLSSKQALFDLAVFRQYYQESLNVKVNRSNVENPWFVFGVSYAGALSAWFRLKFPHLTCGSLASSAVVLAIYNFTEFDRQIGESAGAECKAVLQEVNGLVEQRLAVDGNAVKSLFGAASLKIDADFLYLLADAAVTAFQYGNPDMLCSPLVQAKKDGEDLVNAYATYVKEYYLGTFGVSIETYNQQHLKRTNSAGDTSDRLWWFQVCTEVAFFQVAPSDDSMRSSEINTKYHLDLCRNVFGNGIYPDVDATNIYYGGTKIAGSKIIFTNGSQDPWRHASKLTSTPDMPSFLISCHNCGHGTDLRGCPQSPLSPEGDAKNCSSPDAVHKVRQQIIEHIDLWLSQCQATDV
- the LOC117913666 gene encoding B-box zinc finger protein 19-like isoform X2 yields the protein MRTLCDVCESAAAILFCAADEAALCRDCDEKVHMCNKLASRHVRVGLADPSDVPRCDICENAPAFFFCEIDGTSLCLQCDMIVHVGGKRTHGRYLLLRQRVEFPGDKSGNLEDPALLPMEPGENRRGQNQSSKPTVVENQQNRRVSPVPTMDANADGHAKMDTKLIDLNMKPHRIHGQASNNQH